Proteins encoded by one window of Hyla sarda isolate aHylSar1 chromosome 13, aHylSar1.hap1, whole genome shotgun sequence:
- the LOC130297404 gene encoding uncharacterized protein LOC130297404, whose product MWRVRAAVTLGLRCWVRGSPGCRRLKGPAYRVPSLWLPEGSGFRSMYSRSRSDKHMDAVVVDLRSDTVTKPCAEMRTAMAEAEVGDDVYGEDPTVNEIQRYAAQLLGTEDCLFVTTGTMGNLISVMVHCRVRGSEVLVGDESHICFYEQGSSAQVAGVFPRAVRTLKDGCLDLNDLESRIQHGYPDVHFAQTSLICLENSHNRMGGRVLPLSYMKEVRDLADRYGLKIHLDGARLLNASVALGVEPAEIVRFCDSVSLCLSKGLGAPVGSLIGGKAEFVAEARRVRKMLGGGMRQAGVLAAAGLVALKRAKENVRLDHHNAKTFAKAVQELASPLCSSDPSVVDSNIVLLTITAPLSGQELCDLLSADDEPSGVVVKALAISNETVRLVWHRDVSTANTLQAIEKLKWVLQKYKTTAT is encoded by the exons ATGTGGAGAGTCAGGGCTGCTGTGACTCTGGGGCTCCGCTGCTGG GTCAGAGGATCACCTGGTTGTCGCCGTCTTAAGGGTCCTGCATATCGAGTGCCTTCGCTTTGGCTCCCAGAGGGGTCCGGTTTTCGTTCCATGTATTCCAGGAGCCGAAGTGACAAACACATGGATGCGGTGGTGGTGGACCTGCGCAGCGACACCGTCACCAAGCCCTGTGCAGAGATGAGGACTGCCATGGCGGAGGCAGAAGTTGGAGATGACGTGTACGGTGAAGACCCTACTGTCAATG AGATTCAGCGATATGCGGCGCAGCTTCTTGGGACTGAAGACTGTCTCTTTGTGACTACTGGGACTATGGGAAATCTGATCTCAG TCATGGTTCACTGTCGGGTCAGAGGATCGGAGGTCCTGGTTGGAGATGAATCTCACATTTGCTTCTATGAGCAAGGAAGTTCAGCACAG GTGGCGGGAGTTTTCCCTCGTGCCGTGCGGACCTTGAAAGATGGCTGTCTAGatctgaatgatttggagagcaGAATCCAGCATGGCTACCCAGATGTGCACTTTGCTCAGACAAGTCTCATTTGCCTGGAGAACAGCCACAACCGTATGGGGGGCCGCGTGTTACCCCTATCCTACATGAAGGAG GTGCGGGACCTCGCAGATCGCTACGGACTGAAGATCCACCTAGATGGAGCACGACTGCTCAATGCTTCAGTGGCGCTGGGGGTGGAGCCGGCAGAGATTGTCAGATTCTGTGACTCTGTGTCattgtgtctttcaaaa GGACTTGGGGCACCAGTGGGTTCACTGATTGGGGGAAAAGCTGAGTTTGTAGCGGAGGCACGACGGGTGAGGAAGATGCTTGGAGGAGGCATGCGTCAGGCTGGAGTACTGGCAGCTGCTGGACTGGTGGCATTGAAACGGGCAAAAGAGAACGTGAGGCTGGATCATCACAACGCCAAGACATTTGCCAAAG cggTACAGGAGCTGGCATCCCCCCTCTGCAGCTCGGACCCCTCTGTAGTGGACAGTAACATAGTGTTGCTCACCATCACAGCACCACTGTCCGGTCAGGAACTGTGTGATCTGCTTAGTGCAGATGATGAGCCGTCCGGCGTGGTGGTGAAAGCGCTGGCCATATCCAATGAGACAGTTCGGCTCGTCTGGCATCGAGATGTCTCCACAGCTAACACCCTGCAGGCAATAGAGAAGCTAAAGTGGGTGTTACAGAAATACAAAACTACGGCAACCTAG
- the SOCS3 gene encoding suppressor of cytokine signaling 3, with the protein MVTQSKFPSMSRGLDSSLRLKTFSSRSEYNLVLSAVHKLQESGFYWSTVTGTQANLLLSTEPAGTFLIRDSSDNRHFFTLSVKTESGTKNLRIQCESCGFSLQTDPRSSQPVPRFDCVLKLLRHYMSAKDPSNAKWSYYIYSGGERVPLLLSRPLSSSVSSLQHLCRKAVNGQLEEYGTREQLPLPIKDFLQEYDSPV; encoded by the coding sequence ATGGTCACTCAGAGCAAATTCCCGAGCATGAGCCGGGGATTAGACTCCAGCCTTCGGCTCAAGACCTTCTCTTCACGAAGCGAGTACAACCTAGTGCTAAGTGCTGTCCATAAGTTGCAGGAGAGTGGGTTCTATTGGAGCACAGTGACGGGCACCCAGGCCaacctgctgctcagcactgaaCCGGCGGGCACCTTTCTCATCCGGGACAGTTCAGATAACCGACATTTCTTCACCCTTAGTGTCAAAACCGAATCTGGCACCAAGAACTTACGAATCCAATGTGAATCTTGCGGCTTTTCTCTGCAGACTGACCCACGAAGTTCGCAGCCAGTGCCGCGGTTTGACTGTGTCTTAAAGCTTCTTAGGCATTACATGTCCGCCAAGGACCCTAGCAATGCCAAATGGTCTTATTACATCTACTCTGGGGGTGAACGAGTCCCCTTGCTGCTATCTAGACCTTTGTCCTCAAGTGTCTCCTCTCTACAGCATCTCTGCCGGAAGGCTGTGAATGGGCAACTGGAAGAGTATGGCACCAGGGAGCAACTTCCGCTGCCCATTAAGGACTTTTTACAGGAATACGACTCCCCTGTATAA